One window of Chryseobacterium indologenes genomic DNA carries:
- a CDS encoding glycoside hydrolase family 3 protein produces the protein MKKLLYTSLFIAALISPKVNAQYQPKNASKEDLKKAQHWVDKTYKNLSQDEKLGQLFIVALYTNKGEDYISQVRNIVAKDKIGGLILMQDDAAREINLVNEFQQKSKVPLMIGMDAEWGLYQRIATAHKFPWAMTLGAIQDKNLVYQMAAKIAEDCHRMGINWDFAPVVDVNTNPNNPIIGNRSFGSEVDNVISSALSYSNGLQDNNILAAIKHFPGHGDTSTDSHLDLPVVSHSMERLNTIELAPFKALMNKGIGGVMVAHLYVPSLESGKGIPASVSKNIITGLLKDKLGYKGLIITDALNMGAVANKYKPGELDAMAFKAGNDIMLFSQGVSEGKKLIQKAIDKGEIPQSRVEESVKKILLTKYFLGLTQYTPKNPENINADLNNNSHIQLVQNLYSNALTLLKDEKKLLPLAGKQIYYVPLEEAPYQTFASRLGNNVIIKKAGEINTIPAGSTVIVGFHKDNSTAYKPYKVSAESKQVLSDLTKNQNVILNVFGSAYALKDIDISKVSTVLVSYENNDDSMNAAADALNGKTKIWGKLPVLVNDQLKPGMGIDLNAVTSANTK, from the coding sequence ATGAAGAAATTATTATATACTTCACTCTTTATTGCCGCATTGATAAGTCCTAAGGTGAACGCCCAATATCAGCCCAAAAATGCTTCTAAGGAAGATTTGAAAAAGGCTCAGCACTGGGTTGACAAAACCTATAAAAATCTTTCTCAGGATGAAAAACTAGGACAGCTTTTTATTGTGGCACTTTATACCAATAAAGGTGAAGATTATATCAGCCAGGTAAGAAATATTGTTGCAAAAGATAAAATAGGCGGTCTGATCTTAATGCAGGATGATGCCGCAAGGGAAATCAATCTGGTCAATGAATTTCAGCAGAAATCAAAAGTTCCTTTGATGATTGGTATGGATGCAGAATGGGGGCTTTACCAGAGAATAGCCACTGCTCACAAATTTCCATGGGCCATGACATTGGGCGCTATTCAGGATAAAAACCTTGTGTACCAGATGGCCGCAAAAATTGCTGAGGATTGTCACAGAATGGGAATCAACTGGGATTTTGCTCCTGTAGTGGATGTAAATACCAATCCTAATAATCCGATCATCGGTAACAGAAGTTTTGGTTCTGAAGTAGATAATGTAATCAGCTCTGCCCTATCCTATTCTAATGGTCTTCAGGATAACAATATTTTAGCAGCAATTAAACATTTCCCGGGACACGGAGATACCAGCACAGACTCACACCTTGATCTTCCTGTAGTTTCCCACTCTATGGAAAGGCTTAACACAATAGAACTGGCCCCCTTCAAAGCTTTGATGAATAAAGGAATCGGAGGAGTAATGGTTGCCCATTTATATGTTCCAAGCTTAGAATCAGGAAAAGGAATTCCTGCTTCTGTTTCTAAAAATATCATTACCGGATTACTTAAAGACAAACTGGGTTATAAAGGTTTAATCATTACTGATGCTTTAAACATGGGTGCTGTAGCCAATAAATACAAACCAGGCGAACTGGACGCTATGGCTTTTAAAGCAGGAAATGACATTATGCTTTTCTCACAAGGTGTTTCTGAAGGCAAAAAACTAATTCAGAAAGCCATTGATAAAGGAGAAATTCCTCAATCTAGAGTAGAAGAAAGTGTGAAAAAAATCTTATTAACCAAGTATTTCCTTGGCCTTACGCAATACACACCAAAAAATCCGGAAAACATCAATGCAGATTTAAATAATAATTCTCATATCCAGCTGGTACAGAATCTTTATTCCAATGCGCTGACTTTATTAAAGGATGAAAAGAAATTACTTCCTCTTGCAGGAAAGCAGATTTACTATGTTCCTTTGGAAGAAGCCCCTTATCAGACTTTTGCCAGCAGATTGGGAAACAATGTAATCATTAAAAAAGCAGGTGAAATAAATACTATTCCAGCGGGATCAACAGTAATTGTAGGTTTCCATAAAGATAATTCCACAGCTTACAAACCTTATAAAGTTTCAGCAGAATCCAAGCAGGTGCTTTCTGATCTTACCAAAAATCAAAATGTAATTCTGAATGTATTCGGAAGCGCTTATGCATTAAAGGACATTGATATTTCAAAAGTTTCAACGGTTCTTGTTTCTTATGAAAACAATGATGATTCTATGAACGCTGCAGCTGATGCTTTAAACGGAAAAACAAAAATATGGGGAAAACTTCCTGTGCTGGTTAATGATCAGCTGAAACCAGGAATGGGGATTGATCTTAATGCAGTTACCTCAGCAAATACCAAATAA